In Ignavibacteria bacterium, the genomic stretch TCAAACGAGGTGATTCAAGTTTCGAAAGCTATATCAAAGAGCTTGAGTATATTCGGTATCGAGATGGTATTAAAGATGACTACTTGAGCCGCTTGCATTACTTCAGCGAGTGGATAGAGAACAATGAAGAAAAAGGGATTTTGAGAAATGTTAGCCGTGAGCTTGGCGGAAATAAATTTTTAACACAATCAATTTCTTTCATGTCAAGCAATCCCAAACTTTATACTAAACTGAAGTCAAAAGAAGATATTGCAAGATTAAAACAGATCGAAAGTCAATTGAATTCCCGTGAGGTGTTTTATATAGATAAAAATCAGCTTGCATCGAAAAATATGATAAACAAAATCGAGGATGGCGATATAATTGCTTTAGTAGCTGCGGACTCAAGTCTCGATGTTACACATACCACAATTGCAATTAAACAGAATGATAATGTTTATCTTCTCCACGCACCGAAACCGGGAACAAAAGTCCAAATTACTGAAAAGCACCTCATAAATTACATCCGTGATAATAAATCTGTAAAAGGGATTATGGTTGTGAGATTAATTGAGTAAGATACCTTTTCAGTGATATATTCTTATAGCAACTATCTAATTTCTCACAACCATTTCTTATTTCTAATACATTAATATTTTTAGATTGAATTTGTAATCATAAAGCTAATTGACATTTTATTTTTTATATCTTACACTGAACAGAGATTAAAAAGTAAAAAGCCAATGTTCAAGAAATTCTTATTTATTTTTTTGATTTTCAGTTATTCAGCTGATATTGAGGCGAAGACTTCCCACCAGAGTCAGACGGGAGAACAGAGCAGGGGTGAAAGAATTACGAATGAACAAATTTATCACGAACTCAAAATATTTGAGGCAAGAACTGAGGAAAGATTCAAAGCTATTGATGAAAGATTCAAAGCAATTGACTTACGATTTGAGATGCTTGATAAACGAATCGATAACTTATATACATTCATGTGGATTTTAGCAGGGATTTTTACTGCAATGTT encodes the following:
- a CDS encoding DUF1460 domain-containing protein codes for the protein KRGDSSFESYIKELEYIRYRDGIKDDYLSRLHYFSEWIENNEEKGILRNVSRELGGNKFLTQSISFMSSNPKLYTKLKSKEDIARLKQIESQLNSREVFYIDKNQLASKNMINKIEDGDIIALVAADSSLDVTHTTIAIKQNDNVYLLHAPKPGTKVQITEKHLINYIRDNKSVKGIMVVRLIE